Genomic window (Arachis hypogaea cultivar Tifrunner chromosome 13, arahy.Tifrunner.gnm2.J5K5, whole genome shotgun sequence):
TGGTCATCATTTTGGAACATGAGTTGATGAGAAAGAACGATTGTTGTCATTTGGACCTTGCACACTATTTATACCATGTGTTAATTCCTTGGATCGCAATAAAGACACGCTCCATCAATATTTGTGCCAAGAGAACTCTATTGCAACAGAAGCTTCATAATATTCTCCAAACTTTGAACTTTGTCTTTTATCTCACGAAGTTTAGTCTTCATTGAACTTATAGTCTTTGCATGTTGTTgcttaattttagtaattttctgTTCTTTTTGCAGAGATATCTTTGTGATTGTCCTCCCATAACATAGAAATCTTCTTGGTTTCTCTTTGCCAAATACTGTGGTAAATACATTTTCGAGAGCATTTCTGACTTCTTGGAAACCCTTAAGTTTATCttattaaaaaacataaaatattcaCTAAGACCTAACAACATTTAACAAAtagaaataaaagtataaaactatAAGATGAATCTGGCCTCAAAAGAATATAGCCCTTAGGCTGTGAAAGAAAAGCCATAAGTATCCAATTTTTAAACCTCATTATAATCCAAGGCATGGAACAAGTGCCAAAATCCAAAATCTAAGCCATATGTATTCATTTGCTCTAGTTATTTGGGTCCTCTAAGGAGCTTTTCTGATTACGAttcaaatcctaaaaaacactttttatttgcACAACAGCTTAACTCGGCACATTGAAAAAGTGTGGTGATAGCTTACGTTGCTAActtattggcacgctttaaaagatTGGAAATAGGTCCCTGTCATATTCACTATAAGAAAATTTGTCTTTTGTCATGCTTCAAAAGTATCCCAAAAcgttaaaaaaagtgtggccataTAAATTGGCCATGCTTTTTGAGCTACTACTACGCTTTTCAAAGGGTCACTTGTTCATCCGTGGCCAATTCCCTATGGCCATGCTTTTTGGGAACAATTGTCACGCTTACCCTTTGCAATGCTTTTAAAACGTGGTAGTTGCTTTCAGTCTATtaccacacttttaaagcgtgcctaGAACCAAACCTACTGCCACAGTTTTTGAAGCGTGCTTGTATGTAAACTTATTGCCATGTTTTTTTAAGTATGTGCTTACATGTGAACCTTAAATCGTGGGTTagatccttatcaaattaaaaaaaaataggatgAGCATTCATATATACTTCAAAGtactctaaaaataataaaaaaaatcccaTAATAATTACGTCAAAAATATCAATAAGCATATCACTATCAAATTGGGTAATAAAAACCATAACCACAACAAAGATAAGCTCTAGTTATTTTCCTTTGTTAAACCACTGGAAATTTCAGCATTCTTAATAGTTGTTAACAAATATACAACAACTATGGTAGTCCTTTCTGATATGGCTTTCTCTAAGGCTTCTTGAACAGACTTTCAGATTCAGCAACCTACGACCAGTGGttagagaagaagaataagaggcTGCAGTGAGTGAGGGTTTAGAAAGCATATCGAAGAGACTAGGAGAGGGAGGGTGATGAGTAAGCGCTGTCTTATGGTAGGAGAGGGAGGGGGAGGGCGAAGAATAAAGGTCAATGAAGGAAGGTACAACATGATGAGTCAAGGTTTAGTGAGGAAGATATTTCATTCCAGAGAGAATGAGAATGAGGAGAAgagttttttttcccttttaataGAGAATGTATTGAGAAATAATCTAGTGGGAAatctaaaattttagaaatagtttttttgccacgctttttttgaGTGTCCAAATTGTTAGAGGAAATGACCACACtttaaaaaatgacaaaaacaTAAAACTATAGCCATGCTTAAAAAACGTGGTGATTTCTATCTATGGACATGTTATACAAGCGTAACATAAAAAATGTGGCCAAATGTCTAACCAAATGCCATCCTCATAAAAGCGTGGTTATTAATCCCTTTAGGCTACATTTTTGAAGCATGGCTAAAACAAGAGTGGCAACAggacatttttcttgtagtgattgcaCTAAAAGATGAAACTTAtgagtattttaaaatttttcaaaaatattagagacaaaaagcTGAGTTAACCACTATTAAAAATTATATGCAAACTATAGCAATTTGGATCTTGTAACaccccttattttcgaaaaatttaattaTGAGTTAGTTATGCATACACATGACCCAATTGGAGCAAaaagggaaatcatgagtacgcACGATGTTTTCGTGTGAAAAGGGGTGTTGCACGTACGCATCCCTCATGCGTACGCGCAAGTGGTGAAATAAGCAAAATCATGTgtacgcatgacccatgcgtaTACATAACCTCCGTTTCACGTCCCATGCTAGTTTCTTAGCGTCCACGCTGAAGCAATACAAAGCATATTTTGGGCCAAGAATTGAAGCACAGTTTTAGGCATCCCACGTCCCTCATTTGGTGTGGCACGACAAAGTAAAATAGAGGAAATTTAGGCCATTCCTTGAGGAAAAAGTGTGACGTCCATAGCATGCTACTCTACATCCAACTTCCAATGCTCTAATTTctttattcatttttcaatttttcaagtttCCAAAGAATGGATAAAACCCAagaaatcaatctcaatttagTTGAATTTAATGTAACCTGAATTTCATTTGGGCATTGAGAATAGGCTATAAATAGAAGATGAGAAAGCCTCATGGGGACTAATTCGGAACctctctttttattcttctttctatttcttttttcacTTCTTTTATATTCTATAAGCCATGAGCGGCTAATTTCCTTTTCATTGAGGAAGGGAGCTCTATTGAATTTAATGGGTCAATTGTGATTTGatctttattttcaatttatcttttatttgtttctttagaAAGGATCTTCGTTCTTCACTTCAAGAATTCAAATCTCTTGGGAAAGAATTAGAATCAAACTTGAATTCTGTGAGAACTTGGAAAAGGGATCGTAGAAATTAAGCTTGAAGATCTTTCTCCCAATTCTTGTGATTCTAGATTTGGAATTGATATGTGACATTTAATCAACCAATCCCTAGATTCATGGAATTATGTGGCTCTAAATAAGAGAAcatgcttcatctcttctcatgagcaattagatcaaggaattggcaattgatcaagagggagattgaattgccaatgaattagaattcaatcacttatgatttaccaagagatcaatgattgcaTGATTAAAGTTGAGATGAAAACTAATTAATCcagagaattcaatatctctgAACCCTAATGATCCTCCTTTACTCTCTTATTCCTTTACTTTATTTAGTGCTTTCAATTAATGTAAATTTACTTTGCTTTATTTACATTCTTGTAATTTACTATTCGTGCAATTTATATTCCCAGTATTTATAATCATGCAATTAAATTTCTGTTCTTTGTATTCGATGGTTTATTAGTCTAAGTTTTCGTTTGTTTTAAAACTTTGCATTAATTTGTTTCATGATTGAGTATTTCGTTCTTCATCACTAAAGGATTAGTAGCATCGATAGGTGTGCCAATTCTATTTTGGATTTGTTTATTGATTCAACAGAACTGATGTTCAAATTgtgcttgaaaactctttcacgtGACTTTTTAAATCGACTAGACATAGTAGTTTTCTAAGTGTGCGACACAATACATGATTTTAAATTATCCTAATTTTGAATATGTGCATATAATTCGGATTAGGACAATTCTTGAAATTATGTTTTCTCATAAGATTCAATTGGATAGAACTAGTttagatacgtgacatataatctgaCATAAGCACTACTTTTGAATCTTATGAGGAACCGAATCGGATTTTGCACTTAATCTTTTCAATTAATCGATTGACCAAGACATTGGCAATTTGTTAATTGAGAAGAAACCGAAGAGCCGAGACATCAAAATTCGGTTACTTAAGATTCGTCGTGAACAGAGATAGATTTGCaatctctagaattaggttaacaAAGTTTGATTCTCCTAAGAATATGAACATCTCCGAAACCCTAGATACTCTCCACCATTGATTTCTCTCAATTTAATAATTACTGTCTTCGAAGTATTTAACTTTCAAGATTCCAACAGTATTCTAGGATTTTTCAACATTCTTTAATCCAGATTTTATTGATCTAATtagtaatttaatttgatattagcGTGTTCAATCTATTAATTCTCGTGGGAATGATATTCACTCACTGAAGTATTACTTGAACGATTCGATACACTTGTCAGTATTCGTGAGCTTCACTTTTCGCTCAAAACTCAATACAACAACTCTCATAACAAAGTGTCGCAATTGATACTTTTTAGTCACGCTTGTtaaaatatgactaaaaaaaGAGCAGTCGTTGGACATATTTCTTGTAGTATTGCCATGCTGCAGGAGCATGGCCACGTCCTAGTTAGTGCCAAGCCACGTCCTACGTTAGTGCTAAactttaaaagcatggccatatCCTATTATATTAGCACACGGGGAAAGCATTGCCGCATGATTAtctaaatttctaagtttgaaaAGTATGGCAATAGGTCTCTAAAATCTAACGATATAGTTGTAAATAAAGAAGGCGTAACATTTTAAGAAACCATTTTAAAAGATCGAAggatgagaaaataaataaaaataacaattaaacatATCACTTGTGGAAGCAATGAACAAGAAAAAACTAGCTACTTACACTGCTTAAAAAATTTTACATTTATGAATTCCAGTGATGAACTCCAACCTGAGAATTGAGAAACCTCCCCTCTCCTATCCCAGTTTAAAATCGATTTATACTACACCAATGATTTTGACAAATAGATTATCAAGAAAACTTCTTATATTAATTATCAATCCCACTAGgtaactaataaaaaatctaacCAACAAgccaacaaatatttttaaattacacttcatattaattaattatcattaattaataattatttaatttttttttaaaatacaaaattaataattattaattataattatttaaagttatttatttatactttaattatataaaagaatACACAACAATGAGTACAGAACGTTGTTACACTTTTGAACTTTTGATTAATAATCCTGGTAGTAACTAATGAACAAGTAGGATTAATAGTCCTGGTAGCTGATGGGGAATGTAATGCATTTAAATTATGATCCATGATTCATTTCACCGTTATAATATATTGCAGCAATAATACGTGCGTACAAGTTATACTTTTTCCACAACAATAATCGAacacacaaatataaaatattaacttaattATTCCAAAGTTGAAATCAAGGATATAATCATTGAAAGTAATAAAGTTACTTAGCTCGCTCAACTCTCACAACTAATAAACAAACATATATCCATCTCACAAATTACTTTAACAAATAATTAAAGGTGCCTactcatatataaaataaaagtggtGGGTAGAGAAtccagagaaaataaaaataaataacgtGTGTTGTGGGTCTTATCAATTAAAAGTGTTTAAATAAAATATAGCTACAGACTTGCTTACAGGTATGTTGATACAGTAACATTTTTACTTAGCTTCTCAAGTTTTTCTCATCAGTAACACTAGTTAATAAACAAGCTAAGATGCAATACATTGAAACTGCAAGCATAATAAAGTTACAGCCATGAAATCAAATGACAGCAGTAATATACCAAATATGATTTTAAATTGCGCCACAAGCAAAATTGTGGGCGCCCTGCCATGCAAAACTAAAACATACTAGgcgataacaaaaaataaatattaaattagctATTCAAATATAATACATAATACGTGTCGAAATACAAAAtaacactaaaaataaattaaacactaTTACAGAATACATGTTACCTAATTTTTTTTGTGTGCAAGTGACATTTTTATACAGCTATATATAATTGTAGTAGCCGTAAATGCTGCAATGTCCTGAGAAATTAAAGATGGATGAATTCAAAACCGGGCTAGCAAGTATAGAAGTCGACGAGCTCGTCGAGTGACTCAGGCTGAGGATCAGCGTTTTCTAGCATCCAAAGCAGGTGCTCGAACAGCACGACCTCGCATGCCACGTGGACAGTGTCCTCCTCCACGACGACGAAGTTGTTGTCGTCGTAGGACTCAcgtgatctatccacgagctctCGGAAAAGTGGATGCTCCACCACGTCCGGCCTCACCAAGTATCTCCGCCACGTCTTCCCCACGTACACGGGCCGGAAATCGGCTTCCGACACGGAGGATTGTTCGTCGTTGGCGACGGCGCTCACGGTGGCGCCGCAACGGCTCTgcttgttggtggtggtggtgatgttgCCGAATGAGTTCCATTTCTTGAGCACTGACTTGAGCTTCATTAGTTTTCCTCCACCTTTGgccatgagagagagagagagagagagagagagagagaggtgtgaAAATGGTTGTAACGAAGAGTGAGAAATTAAAGCGGGGAGGGAACGTTCCGTTGGAATATAAGGACGAGGTAGGGGAAGGGCAAAATGGTAAATGGGATGTGATTGAGAAAGTGGCAGAAGGAGATGTG
Coding sequences:
- the LOC112738385 gene encoding auxin-responsive protein SAUR76 gives rise to the protein MAKGGGKLMKLKSVLKKWNSFGNITTTTNKQSRCGATVSAVANDEQSSVSEADFRPVYVGKTWRRYLVRPDVVEHPLFRELVDRSRESYDDNNFVVVEEDTVHVACEVVLFEHLLWMLENADPQPESLDELVDFYTC